One region of Paenibacillus polymyxa M1 genomic DNA includes:
- a CDS encoding PLP-dependent aminotransferase family protein, with the protein MQYSFASRTAAMLASPVRHIRENARKHSFISLAEELPAQELFPVKLLEEAAHDVFGSGPDALQYGEPEGYFPLRAWLAGEWEQRKGVRVPPGQILLTTGSQQAIDLIVRLMVDERDPVLVENPTSPGCLQVLSMQGAQVVPVESDGEGVIPDKLEALMIRYRPKLFFATPTFTNPTGSLWSAARRQEILDLCRRHEVLVVEDDSYGELHFKTKHETHDKSPHAQSRKFAEAYPSLFALDHAGQGGQVLYIGSFNKTVAPALRTGWAAGPAPLIEGMYALKQLADVQSSTMNQRLLFQLLTNSRFQWHEHLAMLNKEYSTRLQLLLELLKRPFWKDVTYHIPSGGMYVWVKLPAGLDSALLLKAALPKGVAFMPGALCAVGDEGASHIRLNFSHPGREQLLMGMNLIGETIGEFTARS; encoded by the coding sequence ATGCAATATTCCTTTGCTTCACGAACGGCTGCGATGTTGGCTTCTCCAGTGCGTCATATCCGGGAAAATGCGAGGAAACATTCCTTTATATCTTTGGCTGAAGAATTGCCCGCACAAGAGCTGTTTCCGGTGAAACTATTGGAAGAAGCGGCTCATGATGTGTTTGGCTCCGGCCCTGACGCCCTCCAGTATGGTGAACCGGAGGGTTATTTTCCGTTGCGGGCATGGCTTGCGGGAGAGTGGGAACAGCGTAAAGGAGTAAGAGTACCGCCAGGTCAAATCCTTCTCACCACAGGTAGCCAGCAGGCTATTGACTTGATCGTAAGGCTGATGGTGGATGAGCGTGATCCGGTATTGGTCGAGAACCCGACATCCCCTGGATGTTTGCAGGTGCTATCTATGCAAGGGGCGCAGGTCGTTCCTGTAGAATCAGATGGAGAGGGCGTTATTCCCGATAAGCTTGAAGCTTTAATGATCCGTTATCGCCCCAAGCTTTTTTTTGCTACGCCAACGTTTACGAATCCGACAGGCTCCTTATGGAGCGCGGCTAGACGGCAGGAAATTTTGGATCTGTGTAGACGTCATGAGGTGTTAGTCGTTGAGGACGATTCTTACGGTGAATTGCATTTTAAGACAAAGCACGAAACTCATGATAAGAGTCCGCATGCGCAGAGCCGAAAGTTTGCAGAGGCTTACCCCTCACTATTCGCGCTGGATCATGCGGGTCAGGGTGGTCAAGTGCTATATATCGGTTCATTTAATAAAACAGTTGCCCCTGCACTGCGAACTGGCTGGGCGGCTGGTCCTGCGCCGCTGATTGAAGGGATGTACGCCTTGAAGCAGCTGGCTGACGTGCAATCCAGTACGATGAACCAACGGCTGCTGTTCCAATTGCTGACCAACTCGCGTTTTCAATGGCACGAGCACTTAGCAATGTTGAACAAGGAATATTCAACTCGGCTCCAATTACTCTTGGAGCTGCTCAAGCGTCCGTTTTGGAAAGATGTGACGTATCATATTCCATCTGGTGGGATGTATGTGTGGGTGAAATTGCCCGCTGGGCTGGACAGCGCCTTGCTGCTCAAAGCGGCGCTACCCAAGGGTGTAGCCTTTATGCCAGGTGCGTTGTGTGCGGTTGGCGATGAAGGTGCGTCCCATATTCGCCTTAACTTTAGCCACCCAGGCCGAGAACAGCTGCTTATGGGCATGAATCTAATCGGTGAGACGATCGGAGAATTTACTGCGCGAAGCTAG
- a CDS encoding PepSY domain-containing protein, producing the protein MKKNYTLGIIAATVLLGVTATGVSANAVWAAKPTGLIGATTAANIAKKAVGNHAQVEDVELERKNGKVYYEVDLQQGDKDWDIEVDAYTGKTIRSHSELDHDSNDESSLYKPNHVTLTEKQAGQIALKHVPGSTLLSSKLDKEDGQFIYEVKVLTNEGTVELEIHASSGAIVDTDEDDDNNDN; encoded by the coding sequence ATGAAAAAAAACTATACATTAGGAATAATAGCAGCCACGGTTCTGCTTGGAGTTACGGCTACAGGTGTCTCGGCAAATGCCGTATGGGCTGCTAAGCCTACAGGACTAATTGGAGCGACTACTGCTGCCAATATTGCCAAAAAAGCTGTGGGAAATCATGCGCAAGTTGAGGATGTCGAACTGGAGCGCAAGAACGGAAAAGTCTACTATGAAGTGGATCTTCAGCAAGGAGATAAAGATTGGGATATAGAGGTTGATGCTTATACTGGGAAAACCATCCGTTCCCATTCCGAGCTTGATCATGACTCGAATGACGAGTCTTCCCTTTACAAACCCAACCACGTCACTCTAACTGAAAAGCAGGCTGGACAAATTGCACTTAAGCATGTGCCTGGGAGTACCCTTCTGTCTTCTAAATTAGATAAGGAAGATGGACAGTTCATCTATGAGGTCAAGGTACTCACCAACGAAGGAACTGTTGAGCTTGAAATCCATGCATCATCTGGAGCGATCGTGGATACAGACGAAGATGATGACAACAACGATAACTAA
- a CDS encoding response regulator transcription factor, with protein MNQSILIVEDEEKIARLLEIELEFEGYQVSKEKNGIDGLETYCKGSWDLVLLDIMIPGINGIELLRRIRKHDANVPVILLTAKSSIADKVEGLDLGANDYVTKPFVIEELLARVRAALRVGATKDMALQVADQWLSAGDLRLHEGTREVLRGEHNIELTPREFDLLVHLLRHQRQVLSREQLLENVWGIDYIGDTNVVDVYIRYVRNKIDPTRQLPELIHTVRGIGYVLKESL; from the coding sequence ATGAACCAATCCATTTTGATCGTAGAAGACGAAGAGAAGATTGCCCGACTTCTAGAGATCGAACTTGAATTTGAAGGCTATCAAGTAAGTAAAGAAAAGAACGGAATTGATGGGCTGGAGACCTATTGCAAAGGTAGTTGGGATCTAGTTTTACTGGATATTATGATTCCCGGTATCAATGGCATCGAACTCCTTCGGAGGATTCGTAAACATGATGCGAACGTTCCTGTCATTTTACTGACGGCTAAAAGTTCCATTGCGGATAAGGTCGAGGGACTCGATTTGGGAGCCAATGACTATGTTACCAAACCTTTTGTGATCGAAGAGCTGCTTGCACGTGTAAGGGCCGCGCTCAGGGTAGGTGCAACGAAAGACATGGCTTTACAAGTGGCAGATCAATGGCTTAGTGCCGGAGATTTACGTCTTCATGAGGGTACACGTGAAGTGCTTCGGGGAGAGCACAACATTGAGCTTACGCCGCGAGAGTTTGACTTGCTCGTTCATTTACTCCGACATCAGCGGCAGGTCCTTAGTCGTGAACAATTACTGGAAAATGTATGGGGCATTGATTATATCGGTGATACCAATGTCGTCGATGTGTATATTCGCTACGTACGCAATAAAATTGACCCCACGCGCCAGCTCCCTGAGCTGATTCATACAGTGCGCGGTATTGGTTATGTTCTGAAGGAATCGTTATGA
- a CDS encoding DUF2161 domain-containing phosphodiesterase, producing MAVRHETELYAPVKAFFENLGYEVKGEVRNCDLVGIKPGQQTPLIVEIKKTFNLALVLQGMQRLKLSSNVYVAVERNRAKKGAVNQRWNELIGLCRQLGLGLLTVTHFKTKPPLVEVLCKPVASSDDVYKTTAIRRGSRKEKLLREFHARSGDHNVGGSTRRKLVTAYREKALRVAAALQGLGEAAPAQLARTAAVSDAAAVLQRNYYGWFERVARGRYRLTPFGEAALSEYAEVLQQQGIETAAGMAAEFNESSEQLQIADASVGYSTIVAEAEDD from the coding sequence ATGGCGGTTCGGCATGAGACGGAGCTGTACGCTCCAGTCAAAGCCTTTTTTGAAAATTTGGGATATGAAGTCAAAGGAGAAGTGCGTAACTGCGATTTGGTGGGAATCAAGCCAGGGCAGCAAACGCCACTGATTGTGGAGATAAAAAAGACGTTTAACCTGGCGTTAGTGCTGCAAGGTATGCAGCGCTTGAAGCTAAGCAGCAATGTATATGTAGCCGTAGAACGGAATCGTGCCAAAAAAGGGGCGGTGAATCAACGCTGGAATGAACTGATCGGACTGTGCCGCCAGTTGGGGCTTGGCTTGCTCACCGTCACGCATTTTAAAACAAAGCCTCCACTCGTTGAGGTGCTGTGTAAGCCCGTGGCATCTAGTGATGATGTTTACAAAACGACTGCCATTCGTCGCGGCTCGCGCAAGGAAAAGCTGCTGCGGGAATTCCACGCACGCAGCGGTGACCACAATGTCGGCGGTAGCACCCGGCGCAAGCTGGTCACTGCCTACCGGGAAAAAGCACTGCGCGTAGCCGCTGCTTTGCAGGGCTTGGGAGAAGCCGCCCCGGCGCAGCTTGCCCGTACAGCAGCCGTCAGCGATGCTGCTGCGGTACTCCAGCGTAACTACTACGGCTGGTTTGAACGTGTAGCCCGCGGTCGCTATCGGCTGACTCCGTTCGGTGAAGCCGCCCTGAGCGAGTATGCGGAAGTGCTGCAGCAGCAGGGGATTGAAACTGCCGCTGGAATGGCGGCAGAGTTTAACGAGAGTAGCGAGCAATTGCAGATTGCGGACGCATCCGTCGGTTACTCCACCATTGTAGCGGAAGCAGAGGATGACTGA
- a CDS encoding response regulator transcription factor codes for MRKVWQVVIIDIHPTSMLGTKLILEDQQDLLVRGMSSSGTEGLELVCSIRPEIILMDYRLPEGTAEPFLTQMRVLSPDSHIVIMTDEDNITLFQQLISLGANGMLSKQASPSQLIHLINGLREGFASLPMDWIRCGNWPFMPLMASEPFDELTQTEVFIMERIVQGITYDKIAVEIEVSRRSIDNYLRKIYAKLGVSSRAQAIERYALYARQMKQLYA; via the coding sequence ATGAGAAAAGTATGGCAGGTGGTCATCATAGATATTCATCCTACAAGTATGCTGGGAACAAAGCTTATTTTGGAAGACCAGCAGGATTTGCTTGTTAGAGGGATGTCTTCCTCCGGCACAGAAGGCCTGGAGCTGGTTTGCTCCATTCGCCCGGAAATTATTTTAATGGACTATAGGTTGCCTGAGGGAACGGCGGAACCGTTTTTGACACAAATGCGGGTCTTGTCTCCGGACAGCCATATTGTTATTATGACGGATGAGGACAATATTACGTTGTTCCAGCAGTTAATCTCGCTTGGTGCAAATGGAATGCTATCCAAGCAGGCATCACCGAGCCAGTTAATTCACCTGATCAACGGTTTGCGCGAAGGATTTGCTTCATTACCGATGGATTGGATTCGTTGTGGAAACTGGCCATTTATGCCGTTAATGGCTTCGGAGCCTTTTGACGAATTGACGCAAACCGAAGTTTTTATTATGGAACGTATTGTACAGGGAATTACATATGACAAAATTGCTGTCGAGATCGAAGTTAGTCGGCGCTCCATTGATAATTATTTACGTAAAATTTATGCGAAATTAGGTGTGTCCAGCCGGGCGCAGGCGATTGAACGTTATGCCTTATATGCGCGTCAGATGAAGCAGTTATATGCTTGA
- a CDS encoding arylamine N-acetyltransferase family protein — MYTMTKEEIKAYLNRIGIPEVQPPTLSYLVELHKAHVKHLSWQTLDIFARKPAAIGFQESVQLILHGRSGYCFHLNGAFSALLHSLGYKVSLHHAGVQPLGAEPRINSFHLGLTVNLLNEQQEDEVWIVDVGLGDMPYEPLPLLMGTYEQPPLRYKVMESEVVTNGWRLEHDSLASFVGVDFAPTVVQDLEEFRPKHHFYSRSVESPWFNLFLIRQRQALEANELRGCIWKKRGLNGLEKIELDKKSQWLEVLADVFGEPLVNYSHQERDELWKRVLAAHMEWKKIFD; from the coding sequence ATGTACACCATGACAAAAGAAGAAATAAAAGCTTATTTGAACAGAATCGGAATTCCCGAAGTTCAGCCTCCTACCCTATCCTATTTAGTGGAGTTGCATAAGGCACATGTAAAACATCTTTCATGGCAAACGTTGGACATTTTTGCAAGAAAGCCGGCTGCCATTGGTTTTCAAGAATCTGTTCAACTCATTCTACATGGGAGAAGTGGTTATTGTTTTCATCTGAATGGTGCCTTTAGTGCGCTACTACATTCACTAGGGTACAAAGTTTCTCTGCATCATGCTGGGGTACAACCTTTAGGAGCTGAGCCACGCATTAATTCATTTCATCTTGGATTAACAGTGAACTTGCTAAATGAGCAGCAAGAAGATGAAGTATGGATTGTAGATGTCGGACTGGGCGATATGCCATATGAGCCTCTTCCACTCCTGATGGGGACTTATGAACAACCCCCACTTCGTTATAAAGTTATGGAATCTGAAGTTGTTACTAATGGTTGGCGTTTAGAACACGACTCGCTTGCTTCATTTGTTGGCGTTGATTTTGCCCCTACGGTTGTTCAGGATTTGGAAGAATTCAGGCCGAAACATCATTTCTATAGCCGCTCCGTGGAATCTCCATGGTTTAACCTGTTTCTAATTCGGCAAAGGCAAGCATTAGAAGCGAATGAACTCAGAGGATGTATTTGGAAGAAACGTGGGCTAAACGGTTTGGAAAAAATAGAGCTGGATAAGAAGTCGCAGTGGCTGGAAGTATTGGCAGATGTATTTGGTGAGCCGCTCGTTAACTACAGTCACCAGGAACGGGACGAGTTATGGAAAAGAGTACTTGCGGCTCATATGGAATGGAAAAAAATCTTTGACTGA
- a CDS encoding sensor histidine kinase — MKLQNKIHTYTSLLFGILLVAINFSVYFLFSQLSIDSRKNQVEAAAENMIHGIQRAPVSIAAEDLLRAYVPLDGMLRLMRPEGDFLAPITSSSEQSLSLMKGVFNETRQVRIITHESNRYILVSVPMIWSNGEVVNLQVTESLQPTMQTLQVLKIVLIAVTGIALIPVVISGRLLGRLITHPITSMISTMKEIQRSGKFKRLPLNSSSRDELVEMGETFNDMIELLERNFVRQEQFVSNASHELKTPLTIIESYASLLKRRGLQNPNIFAESVEAIHSEAIRMKDMAEQLLLLARNEEQWNVVLEPVRLTKVGTELKATFENAFARQIQLDVQTDCTAFTDENKLKQLLFIFLDNARKYSDEPIHLMIDIVSGTAQPCIRITDQGIGIPEEKLSKVFDRFYRVDEARSREEGGAGLGLSLATGIAQAIQAQIGLESIEGSGTTATIILPAVPK, encoded by the coding sequence ATGAAGCTGCAGAACAAAATCCATACGTACACCTCGTTATTATTCGGGATTCTACTTGTGGCTATTAATTTCTCAGTCTATTTTCTATTCAGCCAACTTTCAATAGACAGTCGAAAAAACCAGGTAGAGGCCGCAGCAGAGAACATGATTCATGGCATTCAACGTGCTCCAGTATCCATAGCCGCTGAGGATCTGCTACGAGCCTATGTGCCTCTGGACGGCATGCTTCGTCTGATGAGACCGGAAGGCGATTTTCTTGCTCCTATCACCTCTTCATCAGAGCAGTCTCTCAGCTTGATGAAGGGCGTTTTTAATGAAACACGGCAGGTTCGCATCATTACCCATGAAAGCAACCGTTATATTCTCGTTTCGGTCCCCATGATTTGGTCGAATGGAGAGGTTGTCAATCTTCAGGTGACCGAAAGTCTGCAACCGACGATGCAGACGCTCCAGGTACTCAAAATCGTACTTATTGCAGTCACAGGAATTGCTCTTATTCCTGTCGTCATATCGGGAAGACTGCTGGGCAGACTGATTACACATCCAATTACATCCATGATTAGCACGATGAAAGAGATTCAACGTAGCGGGAAATTCAAACGTCTTCCGCTCAATTCGTCATCACGCGACGAGTTAGTCGAGATGGGAGAAACGTTTAATGACATGATTGAATTGCTGGAGCGGAATTTCGTTCGCCAAGAACAATTCGTTTCGAATGCGTCCCATGAATTGAAAACACCTCTAACCATTATTGAAAGTTATGCTAGTTTGCTTAAACGACGGGGATTGCAGAATCCCAATATTTTTGCCGAATCCGTTGAAGCAATCCATTCTGAGGCGATCCGAATGAAGGATATGGCAGAACAACTTCTTCTGTTGGCCAGAAACGAAGAACAATGGAATGTCGTGTTAGAACCTGTACGCTTGACCAAAGTAGGGACAGAACTGAAAGCTACATTTGAAAATGCTTTCGCCCGACAAATTCAACTGGATGTACAGACAGACTGCACTGCCTTTACGGACGAGAATAAACTAAAACAACTTCTATTTATATTTTTGGATAATGCACGCAAATACAGTGACGAGCCGATACACCTGATGATTGATATTGTGAGCGGTACGGCTCAACCTTGCATAAGAATCACAGATCAAGGAATTGGAATTCCTGAAGAAAAGTTATCTAAAGTTTTCGACCGCTTTTATCGTGTGGACGAAGCCAGAAGCCGCGAGGAAGGTGGGGCCGGGCTAGGCTTATCATTAGCTACAGGAATTGCTCAAGCTATTCAAGCACAAATTGGGCTAGAAAGCATAGAGGGAAGCGGAACAACTGCAACGATCATCCTCCCTGCTGTTCCAAAATAA
- a CDS encoding phosphotransferase, with the protein MSILSNVEQMYGIKIQRSRQMKDIHKIETANTTYCLKPYKFPEEEIRFITRVLSYLDERGFTRSQKVYPTVQQTAYMTYEGVSYTLTNWVHGPRPEFTKRIDFKKGISTLAKFHTSAVGFPVTEAPPSRIRYEGLSDEIAEYKKRLSPYKGTAHLLALCEEVLYRLQQPKIRAAIQQEQKAAALIHGDYNYPNLVKDRQLKIHLIDFENCSLHVRMKDLSHLLHRNCLWNATKMLRAIEFYQRYRPLSTQDLHLLHMLLISPYHVVRNLRIGGFRSAKRVIPSFVHLNKYRRELRSLL; encoded by the coding sequence ATGTCGATTTTATCGAATGTTGAGCAAATGTACGGAATCAAAATTCAGCGTAGCCGTCAAATGAAGGACATTCACAAGATTGAAACTGCCAATACAACTTACTGCTTAAAACCCTATAAATTCCCGGAAGAAGAGATTCGTTTTATTACACGTGTCTTGTCCTACCTGGATGAACGCGGGTTTACACGTAGCCAAAAGGTCTATCCAACCGTACAGCAAACAGCCTACATGACCTATGAAGGCGTTTCGTATACATTAACCAATTGGGTTCATGGACCCAGGCCGGAATTTACAAAAAGAATAGACTTCAAAAAGGGAATTTCTACTTTAGCCAAATTCCACACCAGTGCCGTAGGCTTTCCTGTCACGGAAGCGCCGCCTTCCAGAATCCGTTATGAAGGCTTGAGCGATGAAATAGCTGAATATAAAAAACGCCTCAGTCCTTACAAAGGCACAGCACATCTCCTAGCTCTTTGTGAAGAAGTGTTATATCGTCTACAGCAACCCAAAATTCGAGCAGCAATCCAGCAGGAGCAAAAAGCAGCTGCATTAATACACGGTGACTATAACTATCCCAATCTGGTCAAAGACAGGCAGCTCAAAATCCATTTGATCGACTTCGAAAATTGTTCCCTACATGTAAGGATGAAGGATCTCTCCCATCTTCTTCATCGGAATTGTCTTTGGAACGCGACAAAGATGCTGCGCGCGATAGAATTTTATCAACGATATCGACCGTTGAGCACTCAGGATTTGCATCTGCTTCATATGCTATTGATCTCTCCCTATCATGTAGTCCGCAACCTTAGAATAGGCGGCTTCCGTTCTGCGAAGCGAGTCATTCCATCGTTTGTGCATCTGAACAAATACCGACGTGAACTTAGATCACTGCTATAA
- a CDS encoding PepSY domain-containing protein — MKTIYAWMIGGTVAAVLITICLLQWPWARSLAASPLEEKAVVQSVLHQYPGEVLESQRLDNFYVIKLERAKGKYEIKVNAYDGVIQSIKRTQMYTDAKQEPQDHTPGSSEPSDQSNPVHKTDPVSLVITENEAAKLAAKAVNGTSDDIELHRNDKGLYYLVEVEVQDGREAVVQINAVSGSIDSITWEKEKQDHDES, encoded by the coding sequence ATGAAAACGATCTATGCCTGGATGATTGGAGGTACGGTAGCGGCTGTATTGATCACCATTTGCCTTTTACAGTGGCCCTGGGCACGATCGTTAGCAGCTTCGCCCTTGGAAGAAAAAGCCGTGGTCCAATCTGTATTGCATCAGTATCCCGGCGAGGTGCTCGAATCCCAACGTTTGGATAATTTTTATGTGATCAAGCTAGAACGCGCCAAAGGGAAGTACGAAATAAAAGTCAACGCCTATGATGGTGTCATCCAATCCATAAAGCGGACACAGATGTATACAGATGCAAAGCAGGAACCCCAAGATCACACGCCCGGTTCCTCAGAGCCCAGTGACCAATCAAATCCAGTCCATAAAACTGACCCGGTTTCTCTTGTCATTACAGAGAATGAAGCAGCCAAGCTTGCTGCAAAAGCAGTGAATGGAACATCCGATGACATTGAACTGCACCGCAATGACAAAGGCCTCTATTATCTTGTTGAGGTTGAGGTACAAGATGGGCGTGAGGCAGTGGTGCAGATCAATGCAGTATCAGGCTCAATCGACTCTATCACTTGGGAAAAAGAAAAACAGGATCACGACGAATCATGA
- a CDS encoding aminoglycoside phosphotransferase family protein has product MAKSYTKAQIREITRRFGLIPLKSSLVSSLYRKNAVIQVKTKKGTYALKPFSRSKMARSNTIQQMERAASYIRLLKKRKYTYMPTWLPTHSGKLWTLYQETPFYVSQWIKGRGLETAEDFEKLGLALATLHATSTGLHRMEKGKSPPTIQQLRIWKNQDRLFQKKMIKISRQNKEYRNWYNTHGKDCKRLSRRAWKDLQDASIIRLLRTERRHPSLIHSDITTPNVIISDDGHLKIIDWDRAKIGSVYADLAKALMNTTQFNPEFVQSLLRGYQKRKPLSRTERKIVTALYKLPREAWHASRHPNRSRDREILDNWDQSWPLRLQIIHILQEWARV; this is encoded by the coding sequence ATGGCGAAATCCTATACAAAAGCACAGATTCGCGAAATCACCCGTCGTTTCGGCCTGATTCCCTTAAAATCAAGCTTAGTCTCATCGCTGTACCGAAAAAATGCTGTGATCCAAGTAAAAACGAAAAAGGGAACTTATGCATTAAAGCCCTTTAGTCGTTCAAAGATGGCTCGTTCAAATACGATTCAACAGATGGAACGAGCTGCGAGCTATATAAGGCTTTTGAAAAAGAGAAAATATACCTACATGCCTACATGGCTCCCCACTCATTCCGGTAAGCTATGGACTTTGTATCAAGAGACGCCATTTTATGTAAGTCAGTGGATCAAAGGACGGGGACTGGAGACCGCTGAAGATTTCGAAAAACTGGGGTTGGCTCTTGCCACACTTCACGCTACATCCACCGGCTTGCATCGGATGGAGAAAGGAAAGTCCCCTCCGACTATTCAACAATTGCGGATATGGAAAAACCAAGACCGTCTTTTCCAAAAAAAAATGATAAAAATCAGTCGCCAGAATAAAGAGTACCGCAACTGGTACAACACTCATGGCAAGGACTGTAAACGTTTATCCAGACGTGCATGGAAGGATTTGCAGGACGCATCCATTATAAGACTGCTTCGGACGGAACGTCGGCACCCCTCCTTGATACACAGTGATATCACCACCCCGAATGTCATTATTTCAGATGACGGTCATCTTAAAATCATTGATTGGGATCGGGCTAAGATTGGCTCAGTCTATGCTGATTTGGCAAAGGCTCTTATGAATACAACTCAATTCAATCCTGAATTTGTGCAATCCTTGTTGAGGGGATACCAAAAACGCAAACCACTCAGCCGAACTGAGCGGAAGATTGTTACAGCTTTATATAAACTGCCACGAGAGGCTTGGCATGCTTCCCGACATCCAAATCGTTCAAGAGACCGCGAAATCCTAGACAACTGGGATCAGTCGTGGCCTCTTCGATTACAAATCATCCATATTTTGCAGGAGTGGGCCCGTGTATAA
- a CDS encoding PrkA family serine protein kinase, which yields MNIFDRLAEYRAENNRLAWNGTFREYIEILKKDPTPAMTAHARVYKMIESFGVEEVGGHKRYKFFEQEIFGLDRALEKLVEEYFHSSARRLDVRKRILLLMGPVSGGKSTLVTLLKRGLEKFSRTDQGAVYAIEGCPMHEDPLHLIPHELRPEFEKELGVRIEGNLCPSCQMRLRTEFDGDIEKVRVERVFISEENRIGIGTFSPSDPKSQDIADLTGSIDFSTITEYGSESDPRAYRFDGELNKANRGLMEFQEMLKCDEKFLWNLLSLTQEGNFKAGRFALISADELIVAHTNESEYKSFIANKKNEALQSRMIVMPIPYNLKVSEEEKIYAKLIEQSDMRHIHIAPHALRTAAIFSVLTRLKETKKQGMDLVKKMRMYDGEEVEGYKEADLKEMQHEFLEEGMSGVDPRYVINRISSALIKQNVESINALDILRAIKDGLDQHASITKEERERYLNFISVARKEYDELAKKEVQKAFVYSFEESAKTLFDNYLDNIEAFCNWAKIRDPLTDEELDPDERLMRSIEEQIGVSENAKKAFREEILIRISAYSRKGRKFEYHHHDRLREAIEKKLFADLKDIVKITTSTKTPDANQLKRMNEVIKRLIEEHGYTGASANDLLRYVGSLLNR from the coding sequence ATGAATATTTTTGACCGCCTTGCGGAGTACCGAGCGGAGAACAACCGCTTGGCCTGGAACGGCACTTTTAGAGAGTATATCGAGATACTCAAGAAAGACCCGACACCGGCGATGACCGCTCATGCACGGGTTTACAAAATGATTGAATCTTTTGGTGTAGAAGAGGTTGGGGGACATAAGCGATATAAATTTTTTGAGCAGGAGATTTTTGGGCTGGATCGTGCACTGGAGAAGCTGGTGGAGGAGTACTTCCATTCCTCAGCCAGGCGGCTCGATGTCCGCAAGCGTATCCTTCTTTTGATGGGACCTGTTAGCGGAGGGAAATCGACACTGGTCACCTTGCTAAAGCGTGGGCTGGAGAAGTTTTCAAGAACAGATCAGGGAGCTGTGTATGCTATAGAGGGCTGCCCTATGCATGAAGATCCCCTTCATCTTATTCCTCATGAGTTGCGTCCCGAATTCGAAAAGGAACTGGGTGTACGCATTGAAGGTAATCTGTGCCCATCCTGCCAGATGAGATTGCGTACGGAATTTGATGGCGACATCGAAAAGGTGCGTGTGGAGCGGGTCTTTATATCGGAAGAAAACCGGATCGGCATAGGTACGTTCAGTCCTTCTGATCCAAAGTCACAGGATATTGCCGATTTGACAGGCAGCATCGACTTTTCCACCATTACGGAGTATGGTTCGGAATCTGATCCGCGCGCCTATCGATTTGACGGAGAACTGAATAAAGCGAATCGCGGACTGATGGAATTTCAGGAAATGCTGAAATGCGATGAGAAATTTTTATGGAATTTATTGTCTCTGACCCAGGAGGGAAATTTCAAGGCCGGACGGTTTGCGCTCATCAGTGCAGATGAATTGATCGTAGCTCACACGAATGAATCGGAGTATAAAAGCTTTATTGCGAATAAAAAGAACGAGGCGTTGCAATCGCGGATGATTGTAATGCCCATTCCCTATAATCTGAAAGTGTCCGAGGAAGAAAAGATTTATGCCAAACTCATTGAGCAAAGTGACATGCGTCATATTCACATCGCTCCTCATGCGCTGCGAACGGCTGCCATTTTCTCTGTGCTCACCCGGTTGAAAGAAACCAAGAAGCAGGGTATGGATCTGGTTAAAAAGATGCGCATGTATGACGGTGAGGAGGTCGAAGGCTATAAGGAGGCCGATCTGAAGGAGATGCAACATGAGTTTCTGGAAGAAGGCATGTCCGGCGTAGACCCAAGGTACGTCATTAATCGTATTTCCAGTGCGCTGATTAAGCAAAATGTGGAGTCCATCAATGCTCTGGATATTTTACGAGCCATTAAGGATGGTTTAGACCAACACGCTTCCATCACCAAGGAAGAGCGGGAGCGTTATCTGAATTTCATTTCCGTGGCTCGTAAGGAATATGATGAATTAGCGAAAAAAGAAGTACAAAAGGCCTTTGTGTACTCTTTCGAAGAATCAGCCAAGACGCTGTTTGATAACTATTTAGATAACATCGAAGCTTTTTGCAATTGGGCGAAAATCCGCGATCCGCTCACAGATGAGGAGCTCGACCCGGATGAGAGGCTTATGCGTTCCATCGAGGAGCAGATCGGGGTGTCGGAAAATGCGAAAAAGGCATTCCGTGAGGAAATATTAATCCGTATTTCCGCCTATTCCCGCAAGGGGCGAAAGTTTGAGTATCATCATCATGATCGGCTGCGAGAAGCCATTGAAAAGAAGCTGTTCGCCGATTTGAAGGATATTGTGAAGATCACAACTTCGACCAAAACGCCTGATGCTAATCAGCTCAAACGGATGAATGAGGTGATTAAGCGACTGATTGAGGAGCATGGCTACACTGGAGCCAGCGCCAACGATTTATTGAGGTATGTAGGCAGCCTCCTGAATCGGTAA